The genome window ACAGCAACAGCTTCAACCGGCTCCACGCGGAGCAACTGCTTTACCTGCCCGGGGTTCGCCAGATTCGCTCGTTCATGGGGTTGCGCCAGGTCTTGTCGACCACCCACATTCCCCTTTGAGGCTCAATCAGGCCGAGCCGGCATCGGTTCGGTATTCATCGCTTACTCAGCGAAGCACCAAGAGGAATATCAAGGGTAAAGGTTGCGCCCTGCCCAACCCCGTCGCTGTGCACGGTCAAGCTGCCTCCCATTTCCTGCGCGGCCAGCGCACAGCTGTGCAGGCCAAAACCGTGACCGTCTTTGCGCGTCGTGAAACCGTGGGAAAAAATACGTTTCATGTGCTCAGGGGCAATCCCATTGCCGTTGTCGGCCACCGTGATGCGCAATACGGCCCCGTCAACGAGGGACGCGCTGAACGTGACGCATGGGCTGCGATCGATCACACCGTCCAACGCCTGCTTGGCATTGCCAATCAAGTTCACCAGAATCAGTAGAACCCGGTGCCGGTCCAACGGCAGCAGGGGCAAGTCGGCAATGTCCTTGACCATCGTCACCTCCTGGCGCGCCAGCAATCCAGCACTCATGCGCAAGGCATCGTCGATCAACTCGGCGACCGGCACGGTCTCGACAATACTGACGGCAACGGCATAGGACTGCTGGGCAGCGACAATGGTTTTGATGTGGTCAATGCCCTTGGTGAGTTGCCCGAGTTCTTCGATGATGCTCTGTTGCTCCGCCGCCACCACCCCCGCCAGCTTGAGCAGGTAGTCGGGCAGCATCTTTCCCTTGTGGTCGTTGGTGAGAAAATCGCTCAGGTCATGGACGTGTTCGTTCATCAGTTGAGCCACCTTGCCCAGCCCTTGGGCCTTGGAGGTGCGCATCTGGCTGCTGACCAATTCTGCCGATACGTTCACGCTGTTGAGGACGTTGCCGACGTTGTGCAGCACTGTCGTAGCGATTTCGGCCATGCCCGCCTGACGGGATTTTGCGTGCAGTTCGGTTTGCACCTGGCTCATGCGCAGCGCAGCACGTACGCGAGCCTTGAGTTCCAGCGGCGAAAAGGGTTTGGCGATGTAGTCATCGGCGCCACTCTCCAACCCGGAGACGCAGGCCTCGCTACCGCCACGGGCGGTCACCAGGATCACGGGTAAATGAGCAAAACCGGCGCTGGCTTTGATCCTGGCGGTCAGGCCAAAACCGTCGAGCTTCGGCATCATCACATCCGAAACCACGACATCGATGGGTCGAAGCTGCAGCAGCGCCCAGGCCTGCTCTCCATCAGTCGCGGTGGCGACAATATAATCGGCTCGCAAAAGCTCGCTGAGATAGCCCAGCATTTCCGGGCTGTCGTCGACCACCAGCACTCTGGATCGCGAGGCATGTCCCGGGGGCTGCTCGTCGTCTGCGTCTTGGATCGAAACCCGGTCGTTGCGACTGCCAAGGCGACCGTCATCGAAACGCAGGTGACGCTGCTCGGCTGTACTTGTCGTGCTCGATGACGATCGCTCGTGCATCGTGCCGGCTTCGGTGGGTACGGTGTTTGGCTCGGTCCCCAGCGGCAGTCGAACAAAAAAGCACGAACCCCGTCCGGGCTCGCTGTTGACACCGACTTCACCCCCCATCAATTCGACCAGATCCTTGACCAGGGCGAGACCGATGCCTGTGCCGCTGTAGTGACGCGTGGCGGAATTGTCGATCTGGGAAAAACGCTGGAACAGCAGCGGCAGTTTGTCAGGCGCGATGCCAATCCCCGAGTCCTGCACCGCGAGTTCAAATCGCTCGCCATCGAGCGGCGTGACGGCCAGGTGCACGGTGCCGCCAGCCGGTGTGAACTTGATGGCATTGCTCACCAGGTTGAGAAGAATCTTCTCGAAGTGCTGGGGGTCCAGGAACACCGTGCCGAGCGCGGGATCGATGCTGCAGGTCAAGGTGCAGCCTTTGCCCTCGGCCACCATGGCGGCGTCCTCGGCCAGCACACCCACCACCTTGTTCAAATCAATGGGCGTTGGGCACAACTCGAACTTGCCCGCTTCGGCCTTGGAGAAATCGAGGATGTCGTTCACCCGGTTCATCAAGCGCAACGCGTTGCGTTGGGCGCGGTCGATTTGCACATGCCAGTCCGCTGGCGGGGTGGTCGCCGCCGAGAGTTGTTCCAAGGGGGCGAGAATGAGGGTCAAGGGGGTGCGCAGTTCGTGGCTGACCGTGGCTACGAAATCGCTCTTTGCCTGGTTAGCCGTCTCGGCCTGGTTGCGCGCCTGAATGAGTTCGATGGCCTGCGCCTCCAGCACCTCGGTCTGGTGGTGCAGCGTGTCGGTCCGTTCGGCGACCATTCTTTCCAAAGACGCCTGGACTTGCTGTCGTTCGGCGTCGGCCTCGGCCTCCAATACCCGGATGCGCAGGGCATTCTCCTGGAACACCCGTACGGCGCGGGTCATGATTCCAATCTCGTCGCCGCGTCCGGCGCTGGCGATCTCGGCGTTCAGGTCGCCAGCCGCAAGCCGGCGCATGACCGAGGCCAGGGCCACGATGGGCTGCGCGACAAATCGCGATGTGCTCCAGGCGATGGCGCCAGCCAGCAGGATGGCGACGGTCCCAGCAACGATCGTCGCAAGCATGCCGCGATCATTGTGGACCAAGGCGTCGGAGCGCGCTTGACCTGCGAAGCGTGCCACCAACAGGCCGGCGCTCCGTGCCTCGTTGCGAACCTGGTCGCGCGCGTCGCTCAAGGCGTTGCTCGCCTGATGGAACCTGGCGAATGCCGCCCGGTAGCCGGCGATCTGTTCGCTGACCGTCAGCGGCGTAGCCTTGGCCTGCAGCCCCACGGACGCCGGGAGAACCCGAGAGAGTCGGGAGAGTTCGTCCAGGATGTGGCCGACAGAGCCGGCGACCTCGGCCGACGGTGACAGGCGAAACGACAAGGTCTGCGCCTCCAGGGTGGCAACACGCTCGGCGAAACGCTTGGACAACGCGGCGGCATTTTGCAGCAAACCGGTTGCTGCCTGAATGTCGCTGGCGTCATGGACAACGTGCCCTTCCACTTCCCCCAACATGGCCTCGAGGCGCTCAACCGTATCCCCGACGCCAGCGAGATACCGCAAGGCCTCGCCTCCCCGGAGCCTGGGCGACTCGCCAAGATGCTCGACCGCTAAGCTGGCAGCGTCTAGCGCCGCGGCCAGCTGGTCCAGGGCCTCTCTCTCCTGCGGTGCCCCCATCAACTCGCGCAATTGTTCGACCACGGGGCGGAGTGCCGCGCTGGCGTTGCGCGCCGCAGTGGCGGTCGCCCCGTCACCGCTCACCAGCATCCTGGCCACATTGGCAGTGATGATCCGTTCGCCGTTGCGCAGGATATCCAGGATGCGATGGGCGCTTTCGATGTCGCTCACCCGCGCCTCGTGCTCAGCGGTGCGGGACTCAAGTCCCTTCAACCCATTGGCGATGCCCTGTTCGACGAGGATCGTCGCCTCTCGCATCCGGCCGTAGTGGGCTGTCATGTTCTCCGTTTCGCCATCCATGGCCAGGCTCGCCGCCCGCAAGGCGGCGATCGCCATCGCGAGCCTTTCCAGACTGCCCTTGAGCGATTGCGCCTCCGCCACCGCAATGGCGGAGAGGCCGGCGATTGCCGTCGCCACCATGCCTTCGGCCTGGGACAGGCTTTCCTGGTCGCGGGTGGCAATGAAGTTTTCCACCCGTCCGGTAGCCCCGTTGACCGAGGCCAGAATTTCCGCGGAATGGCTGGCGGAATCCACCGCACGTACCATGCCGCGCAGGCCGTAGAGGTTCACCAGCGACACCGCCAGCATCAGGAACACCAGCGCGGCGACCGCCAGGCCAATCCTGACGGCAATGGGCCTGTCAGTGGCGGGTTTGAATGTCGACATGGCGCCTCGCCCCCCGTCCGCCACTACGGCTTCGTCACCTCCGGCAACGGCGTCGGCGCCGCC of Pseudomonas fluorescens contains these proteins:
- a CDS encoding sensor histidine kinase, with translation MSQVQTELHAKSRQAGMAEIATTVLHNVGNVLNSVNVSAELVSSQMRTSKAQGLGKVAQLMNEHVHDLSDFLTNDHKGKMLPDYLLKLAGVVAAEQQSIIEELGQLTKGIDHIKTIVAAQQSYAVAVSIVETVPVAELIDDALRMSAGLLARQEVTMVKDIADLPLLPLDRHRVLLILVNLIGNAKQALDGVIDRSPCVTFSASLVDGAVLRITVADNGNGIAPEHMKRIFSHGFTTRKDGHGFGLHSCALAAQEMGGSLTVHSDGVGQGATFTLDIPLGASLSKR